One genomic window of Campylobacter curvus includes the following:
- a CDS encoding amino acid adenylation domain-containing protein — protein MQTIYSVFKDVVAAYGDEPAIIEDGGTLTFARLSQMVDAIAAHFPSNLNSAGIVMSHGAQMIATIFAVLKYGARYVPAEPDFPTGRIATMMSEANVDFIVTQRKFAPRLEGFELKFIDEICKFGGTGGSQNDKFYDKNEPSAERIAHKICDLKNENNLKSSINLTATAQEYEVSEAGVSAENFTLQNAAPQDKTEQICTAENQIEPSNFADKIHEFTDQSDQNYEPENQSPDAPAYVLYTSGTTGRPKGVCVTNRNVCHYVRAFASEFHPRAGDVMLQQSVCSFDIFVEEVFASLLNGAALAIASQNDKADIGALMKFVARHNVTMLSGFPYLLAQMNELPRIPRSLRLLISGGDVLRGAYVSRLLAQAEIYNTYGPSETTVCASYYRCNGGAVLKDGTYPIGCAVKGARIKILNEHGEELPAGEKGEICIYGDGVSEGYIGEHDAENRAFESLPDGDRMYRSGDLGYLLPSGDIAFLHRKDTQVMICGKRTEVAEVEARLRRCAGVSQAIVRAFTDEVGLAYMVAYVVAEGENLSLRALKSELARNLTEFMIPEFFIRLPQMPLNTSGKPDAAKLPIPMKDGGK, from the coding sequence ATGCAGACGATTTACTCGGTTTTTAAAGACGTCGTGGCGGCGTACGGGGACGAGCCTGCGATCATCGAGGATGGCGGGACGCTCACGTTTGCCCGGCTTAGCCAGATGGTGGATGCTATCGCCGCGCATTTCCCGTCAAATTTAAACAGCGCGGGCATCGTGATGAGCCACGGCGCGCAGATGATCGCCACGATATTTGCGGTGCTAAAATACGGCGCGCGCTATGTCCCGGCAGAGCCCGATTTCCCGACTGGCAGGATCGCTACTATGATGAGCGAGGCGAATGTCGATTTTATCGTGACGCAGCGCAAATTTGCACCGCGGCTTGAGGGCTTTGAGCTAAAATTTATAGATGAAATTTGTAAATTTGGGGGTACGGGCGGGTCGCAAAATGATAAATTTTACGATAAAAATGAGCCAAGCGCAGAGCGGATCGCACACAAAATTTGCGATTTAAAAAACGAAAACAATCTAAAGTCAAGTATAAATTTGACCGCGACTGCGCAAGAATATGAAGTAAGCGAGGCTGGTGTGTCGGCTGAAAACTTCACGCTACAAAACGCCGCGCCGCAAGACAAAACCGAACAAATTTGCACCGCCGAAAACCAAATCGAACCGTCAAATTTTGCCGATAAAATCCACGAATTTACCGACCAAAGCGATCAAAATTATGAACCCGAAAATCAAAGTCCGGATGCGCCCGCTTATGTGCTCTACACCTCGGGCACGACGGGGCGGCCAAAGGGCGTTTGCGTCACGAACCGCAACGTCTGCCACTACGTGCGCGCGTTTGCGAGCGAATTTCATCCGCGCGCAGGCGACGTGATGCTTCAACAAAGCGTGTGCTCGTTTGACATCTTCGTCGAGGAGGTGTTCGCGAGCTTGCTAAACGGCGCGGCGCTGGCGATCGCGAGCCAAAACGACAAGGCGGATATCGGCGCGCTGATGAAATTCGTCGCGCGGCACAATGTAACGATGTTAAGCGGCTTTCCCTATCTTTTGGCGCAGATGAACGAGCTGCCCCGCATCCCGCGATCCCTGCGGCTTCTCATCAGCGGCGGCGACGTGCTGCGAGGAGCGTATGTTAGCCGCCTGCTGGCGCAAGCTGAAATTTACAACACTTACGGCCCCTCCGAAACCACGGTGTGCGCGAGCTACTATCGCTGCAACGGCGGCGCGGTCTTAAAGGACGGCACATATCCGATCGGGTGCGCGGTCAAGGGGGCGCGGATCAAAATTTTAAACGAGCACGGAGAGGAGCTACCGGCGGGCGAAAAGGGCGAAATTTGCATTTACGGTGACGGCGTATCGGAGGGCTACATCGGCGAGCACGACGCGGAAAACAGGGCGTTTGAGAGCTTGCCGGATGGTGACAGGATGTATCGAAGCGGCGATCTTGGCTACCTGCTGCCAAGCGGCGACATCGCATTTTTGCACCGCAAGGACACGCAGGTGATGATCTGCGGCAAGCGTACGGAGGTAGCCGAAGTCGAGGCGCGCTTACGGCGGTGTGCGGGCGTGTCCCAGGCGATCGTGCGAGCATTTACCGATGAGGTGGGGCTAGCGTATATGGTCGCCTACGTCGTGGCGGAGGGCGAAAATCTAAGCCTTCGCGCGCTAAAAAGCGAGCTCGCGCGAAATTTAACGGAGTTCATGATACCGGAGTTTTTCATTAGACTGCCGCAAATGCCGCTAAATACGAGCGGCAAGCCGGACGCGGCGAAGCTGCCCATACCGATGAAGGATGGCGGAAAATGA
- a CDS encoding alpha/beta hydrolase: MQNKTYEKHEFSVQSKRVTLYPSDAAGRPVIYLNTFENEGERVLAEVRERCAADFTLVAIGGLNWDHDMSPWAMPPLFKGDAPCTGGADEYLRLLTEQIAPRAGELVKGRAAWSGLAGYSLAGLFALYVLYQSPFFSRVASVSGSLWFTNFKEFALTHEMKAPPECVYFSLGDKERMAKNPVLQSVQENTEQIARFYANSGIQTTFELNEGNHFQNAIQRTAAGITWLLGR; the protein is encoded by the coding sequence ATGCAGAACAAAACCTACGAAAAGCACGAATTTAGCGTGCAGAGCAAAAGGGTCACGCTCTATCCGAGCGACGCGGCAGGCAGACCCGTCATCTATCTAAACACATTTGAAAACGAGGGCGAGCGCGTGCTGGCGGAGGTGCGCGAGAGGTGCGCGGCGGACTTCACGCTCGTGGCGATCGGGGGTCTAAACTGGGATCACGATATGTCACCGTGGGCGATGCCGCCGCTGTTTAAGGGCGATGCGCCATGCACGGGCGGAGCGGATGAGTATCTGCGGCTTTTGACGGAGCAAATCGCGCCGCGAGCGGGGGAGCTCGTCAAAGGACGGGCGGCTTGGAGCGGGCTTGCGGGGTATTCGCTAGCGGGGCTGTTTGCGCTCTACGTGCTCTATCAAAGCCCCTTTTTCTCGCGGGTTGCGAGCGTCTCGGGCTCGCTTTGGTTTACAAATTTTAAAGAATTCGCCCTCACGCACGAGATGAAGGCGCCGCCTGAGTGCGTATATTTTTCGCTGGGCGACAAGGAGCGCATGGCGAAAAATCCCGTGCTTCAAAGCGTGCAGGAAAACACCGAGCAAATCGCGCGATTTTACGCGAATAGCGGTATCCAAACGACTTTCGAGCTAAACGAGGGCAATCACTTTCAAAACGCCATCCAGCGCACGGCAGCGGGCATTACGTGGCTACTAGGCAGGTGA
- a CDS encoding coproporphyrinogen III oxidase family protein, with protein sequence MGFKSIVESFAVNYAHNSIQKSLYNEFNIDILTTTYNKTPREGKKYMLYAHVPFCHTFCPYCSFHKYHYEQELAKIYFENLREEMRQVKDAGFNFSSLYVGGGTTLINEVELEKTLRLAKELFDIEDISAESDPNHISPDSLRRFDGLIDRLSVGVQSFDDDTLKRVGRFEKFGSSKEVRARLEKALNFLPVISLDLIFNLPNQTKEQLINDIEISKSIAPQQITLYPLMKSDLTRENIARSLGVSNVDNEREFYEIIVDEFSRGRYHQSNAWAFSNQSSADMRDEYVGSNHEYVGVGSGAFSFLDGELVINAFNLLDYGRKIKEHTSPVIAKCGFSKKERLKYIFLTELFDGAVDILKYNGNNRANIHKDLFVELNLLKLVNAIYEENGCIKPTFFGRYICVVLMRDFYAGMDKVRAIFKDDAKIKRSKNLHIMSEDTEVDYERAIIQPRAAM encoded by the coding sequence ATGGGTTTTAAAAGTATTGTCGAGAGCTTTGCCGTAAACTACGCACATAACTCTATACAAAAGTCTTTATACAACGAATTTAACATAGACATCCTAACTACGACCTACAACAAAACGCCACGCGAGGGCAAAAAATACATGCTCTACGCTCATGTACCGTTTTGCCACACATTTTGCCCTTACTGCTCGTTTCACAAATACCACTACGAACAAGAGCTGGCTAAGATCTATTTTGAAAATTTACGCGAGGAGATGAGGCAGGTAAAGGACGCTGGATTTAACTTTAGCTCGCTTTACGTAGGCGGCGGCACTACGCTGATAAACGAGGTAGAGCTCGAAAAAACTCTACGCCTTGCGAAGGAGCTTTTTGATATCGAGGACATCTCTGCAGAAAGCGATCCAAACCATATCTCACCCGATAGCCTGAGGCGATTTGACGGGCTTATCGACCGTCTAAGCGTAGGCGTACAAAGCTTTGATGACGACACCTTAAAGCGCGTGGGTAGATTTGAGAAATTCGGCAGCTCCAAAGAGGTGCGAGCAAGGCTTGAAAAGGCGCTAAATTTCCTCCCGGTCATTAGTCTTGATCTCATCTTTAACCTGCCAAATCAAACAAAAGAGCAGCTCATAAATGATATCGAAATTTCAAAATCCATCGCCCCGCAGCAAATCACGCTCTATCCGCTAATGAAATCAGACCTGACAAGAGAAAATATCGCCAGGTCGCTTGGCGTCTCAAACGTCGATAACGAGCGAGAATTTTACGAGATCATCGTAGATGAATTCAGCCGCGGTAGGTATCATCAAAGCAACGCTTGGGCATTTTCAAACCAAAGCTCAGCCGATATGCGAGACGAATACGTGGGCTCAAACCACGAATACGTAGGCGTTGGCAGTGGAGCGTTCAGCTTCCTTGACGGCGAGCTCGTGATAAATGCGTTCAATCTGCTCGATTACGGCCGCAAGATAAAAGAGCACACGAGCCCGGTCATCGCAAAATGCGGCTTTAGTAAAAAAGAAAGGCTAAAATACATCTTTTTGACGGAGCTTTTTGACGGAGCCGTCGACATCCTAAAATACAACGGAAACAACCGAGCCAACATTCACAAAGACCTATTTGTCGAGCTAAATTTACTAAAGCTCGTAAATGCAATATACGAGGAAAATGGCTGCATAAAGCCGACATTTTTCGGCCGCTACATTTGCGTGGTGCTGATGCGCGATTTTTACGCGGGCATGGACAAGGTGCGCGCGATATTTAAGGATGACGCAAAGATCAAACGCAGCAAAAACCTACACATCATGAGCGAAGATACCGAGGTCGACTACGAAAGAGCCATCATCCAACCACGTGCAGCTATGTAA
- a CDS encoding YajQ family cyclic di-GMP-binding protein yields MASEHSFDISAQVDMMEVKNALETSKKELAARYDFKGVTAQIELSEKDKTITILSSSDNKVDALKDIVISKLIKRNIPPVALSESKRESASGGNIKATLKLNDTLDTENSKKITKAIKDAKLKVTATIRGEEVRVSGKSIDDLQECIRLVKALNLELPINFKNLK; encoded by the coding sequence ATGGCGAGCGAACATAGCTTTGACATAAGCGCGCAGGTAGATATGATGGAGGTCAAAAACGCCCTGGAAACCTCTAAAAAAGAGCTTGCGGCCAGGTATGATTTCAAGGGCGTCACAGCACAGATCGAGCTAAGTGAAAAAGACAAAACGATCACGATCCTAAGCAGTAGCGACAACAAAGTCGATGCGCTAAAAGACATCGTCATCTCAAAGCTCATCAAGCGAAACATCCCGCCTGTCGCACTTAGCGAAAGTAAGCGCGAGAGTGCCAGCGGTGGCAATATAAAAGCCACGCTCAAGCTAAACGATACGCTAGATACTGAAAATTCCAAAAAGATCACAAAGGCCATAAAGGACGCCAAGCTCAAAGTCACAGCCACCATACGCGGCGAAGAGGTCAGAGTCAGCGGTAAAAGCATAGACGACCTGCAAGAGTGCATCCGCCTGGTCAAAGCCTTAAATCTCGAACTGCCTATAAATTTTAAAAATTTAAAATAA
- a CDS encoding D-2-hydroxyacid dehydrogenase, giving the protein MKIVCLDALTLGNDVDLSIFKRFGEFISYAVTSKDETIARLKNADVVITNKVVIDKNVMDECENLKLVCVSATGTNNVDMSYAAQKGVAVKNVAGYSTNSVVQHTFACLLALCNEIKFYDDYVKSGEWVKSEIFTNLSKGIGEISGKNFGIIGLGEIGRGVARIALAFGANIFYYSTSGKNQNGEFTRLELNELLKICDIISIHAPLNENTKALIGERELNLMKEGAVLMNFGRGGIVDENALARAIDSKNLRACIDVLQSEPMRPNHPFLHLKNSANLIITPHIAWASKEAREKLIKLIVKNIEDFIKER; this is encoded by the coding sequence ATGAAAATAGTCTGCCTGGACGCCTTGACACTTGGAAACGACGTCGATTTGAGCATTTTTAAGAGATTTGGCGAGTTTATCAGCTACGCAGTGACTAGCAAGGACGAAACTATCGCACGCCTAAAAAACGCCGATGTAGTCATCACAAATAAAGTCGTCATCGATAAAAACGTGATGGACGAGTGCGAAAATTTAAAGCTCGTCTGCGTGAGCGCGACAGGAACAAACAATGTCGATATGAGCTACGCCGCTCAAAAAGGCGTGGCTGTAAAAAACGTCGCCGGCTACTCGACAAACAGCGTAGTGCAGCATACTTTTGCCTGCTTGCTCGCACTTTGTAACGAGATAAAATTTTACGATGACTACGTCAAAAGCGGCGAGTGGGTGAAGAGTGAAATTTTCACGAATTTAAGCAAAGGCATAGGCGAAATTTCAGGTAAAAATTTCGGTATCATCGGACTTGGCGAGATAGGGCGAGGCGTGGCCAGGATCGCCTTGGCATTTGGAGCGAATATCTTTTACTACTCCACGAGCGGCAAAAATCAAAACGGCGAATTCACACGTCTCGAGCTAAACGAACTGCTTAAAATTTGTGATATCATAAGCATCCACGCTCCGCTAAATGAAAACACGAAAGCGCTGATCGGCGAGCGTGAGCTAAATTTAATGAAAGAAGGAGCCGTTTTGATGAATTTCGGGCGCGGTGGCATAGTCGATGAAAACGCCCTCGCAAGAGCGATAGACAGTAAAAATTTACGCGCTTGCATCGATGTGTTGCAAAGTGAGCCGATGAGGCCAAATCATCCGTTTTTACACCTAAAAAACAGCGCTAACCTCATCATCACGCCGCATATCGCATGGGCGAGCAAAGAGGCGCGTGAGAAGCTCATAAAGCTCATAGTAAAAAATATCGAAGATTTTATAAAGGAGAGATGA
- a CDS encoding glutathionylspermidine synthase family protein: MINLKKIEPLNKEFLEQIGFAWHTDADNSDYVADEIVEVSDEQAQAYYEAANELYDMFVAAAQYIIDNNLFHEVGIPFNLIDLIKDSWENEVHWHLYGRFDLAGGLDGKGIKLIEFNADTPTAVFETAIIQWAMLKFNKMDESSQFNDLYAALVENFKRLVVLNGDTADFSKYYEGWKILFSSVAGSIEDENTTKLLQSAASEAGFTTDFAYVDEVEFSDENGIFKGDGNFEYWFKLVPWEDIAIEEGELALILKNIIENQKAIILNPAYTLLFQSKGILKILWDLYPNHPLLLETSNEPIVGKKCVKKPIFGREGENVSIIEANGEVSSENGGIYGSNRAVYQEFYEFNKDAKDQSYQAGVFFAYEGCALGFRRGGEIINNTSKFVGHYIK; encoded by the coding sequence ATGATAAATTTAAAAAAAATAGAGCCTTTGAATAAAGAATTTTTAGAGCAGATCGGCTTTGCTTGGCATACTGATGCCGACAACAGCGACTACGTCGCGGACGAGATCGTAGAGGTGAGCGATGAGCAGGCACAGGCGTATTACGAAGCGGCGAACGAGCTATACGATATGTTCGTCGCAGCAGCCCAGTACATCATCGACAACAACCTCTTTCACGAGGTCGGTATCCCTTTTAACCTCATCGATCTCATCAAAGACAGCTGGGAGAACGAGGTGCACTGGCATCTTTACGGACGTTTTGATCTAGCGGGCGGGCTTGATGGCAAGGGCATAAAGCTGATCGAGTTTAACGCCGACACGCCGACTGCGGTATTTGAGACTGCGATCATCCAGTGGGCGATGTTAAAATTTAACAAAATGGACGAGAGCTCGCAGTTTAACGATCTATACGCCGCCCTGGTCGAAAATTTCAAGCGGCTTGTCGTTTTAAACGGCGATACGGCCGATTTTAGCAAATATTACGAGGGCTGGAAAATTTTATTTAGCTCGGTCGCTGGCAGCATAGAGGATGAAAACACGACGAAGCTACTGCAAAGTGCGGCGAGTGAAGCCGGCTTCACGACTGATTTTGCATACGTGGACGAGGTGGAATTTAGCGACGAGAACGGGATATTTAAAGGCGATGGAAATTTCGAGTATTGGTTTAAGCTCGTGCCTTGGGAGGATATCGCGATCGAGGAAGGCGAGCTGGCGCTCATACTAAAAAACATCATCGAAAATCAAAAAGCCATCATACTAAATCCCGCATATACGCTGCTTTTTCAAAGCAAAGGCATACTCAAAATTTTGTGGGATCTTTACCCGAACCATCCGCTACTGCTCGAGACTTCAAACGAGCCGATAGTCGGTAAAAAATGCGTCAAAAAGCCGATATTTGGCCGTGAGGGCGAAAACGTGAGCATCATCGAGGCAAATGGCGAGGTAAGTAGCGAAAATGGCGGGATCTACGGCTCAAACCGCGCGGTCTATCAAGAATTTTATGAATTTAACAAAGACGCTAAAGATCAAAGCTATCAAGCGGGCGTATTTTTCGCATATGAGGGCTGCGCGCTAGGCTTTCGCAGAGGCGGTGAGATCATCAACAACACTTCAAAATTCGTAGGACATTACATAAAATGA
- a CDS encoding UPF0323 family lipoprotein — translation MKHIKKIATYAAIGGFGAVVMAGLAGCDRKDEQTNAMNEVAQKTGAFVVIEETEPGKYKVLEEYPSSETRVVLKQLDGTERILSKEEMDALVAEENAKIDNGTSNLTKPDAQLSSGGAGLGEILLSSAAGAIIGSWIGNKLFGNQNFQSQRQTAYKNPSTYMRSVDSFNKARSTVTSPRGASKSGFFGGGSKSSGSSSGFFGG, via the coding sequence ATGAAACATATAAAAAAGATAGCGACTTATGCGGCTATTGGCGGCTTTGGTGCGGTCGTGATGGCAGGACTAGCCGGATGCGACAGGAAGGACGAGCAAACCAACGCAATGAACGAAGTGGCGCAAAAAACGGGTGCGTTCGTCGTCATCGAGGAGACCGAACCCGGCAAATACAAAGTGCTTGAGGAGTATCCAAGCAGCGAAACGCGTGTAGTTTTAAAGCAGCTTGACGGCACGGAAAGAATTTTGTCAAAAGAGGAAATGGACGCATTAGTAGCCGAGGAAAACGCCAAAATCGACAACGGAACGTCAAATTTGACAAAGCCGGATGCCCAGCTAAGTAGCGGCGGTGCCGGCCTTGGCGAAATTTTACTAAGCTCTGCGGCAGGCGCGATAATCGGCAGCTGGATAGGCAACAAACTCTTTGGCAACCAAAATTTTCAAAGCCAAAGGCAAACCGCCTATAAAAACCCAAGCACATACATGAGAAGCGTCGATAGCTTCAACAAAGCAAGGAGCACGGTGACAAGTCCAAGAGGCGCTTCAAAGAGCGGATTTTTCGGAGGTGGCTCAAAAAGCTCCGGCTCTTCGAGCGGATTTTTCGGGGGTTAA